From one Halosimplex rubrum genomic stretch:
- a CDS encoding metal-dependent hydrolase: MVDVMGHLAMALLWALPAWFVWHDRVSAVFVAIAVFVAPIPDADKYLAMAFPDSFHHHGLTHTIVFAVAAALVIGALAAWLLTDRVDEWVDGDRFDASSMFVFATGAVLVGYLSHVFADMLSAPDISTPIEPLWPFVDGSWGLDLIWYNNPLWNVGFLAVMVVAHGVLAYSAFKVDHPYRIQNA; the protein is encoded by the coding sequence ATGGTCGACGTGATGGGACATCTGGCGATGGCGCTGTTGTGGGCGCTCCCGGCGTGGTTCGTCTGGCACGACCGCGTCAGCGCCGTCTTCGTCGCCATCGCCGTCTTCGTGGCACCGATACCCGACGCGGACAAGTACCTCGCGATGGCGTTCCCGGACTCGTTCCACCACCACGGGCTCACGCACACGATAGTCTTCGCCGTCGCGGCGGCGCTCGTCATCGGCGCGCTGGCCGCCTGGCTACTCACCGACCGCGTCGACGAGTGGGTCGACGGCGACCGGTTCGACGCCTCGAGCATGTTCGTGTTCGCCACCGGCGCCGTCCTCGTCGGCTATCTCAGCCACGTCTTCGCCGACATGCTCTCGGCGCCGGACATCTCGACGCCGATCGAGCCGCTGTGGCCCTTCGTCGACGGCTCGTGGGGGCTCGACCTGATCTGGTACAACAACCCGCTGTGGAACGTCGGCTTCCTGGCCGTCATGGTCGTCGCCCACGGCGTGCTGGCCTACAGCGCGTTCAAGGTCGACCACCCCTACCGGATCCAGAACGCCTGA
- the mobA gene encoding molybdenum cofactor guanylyltransferase, giving the protein MNSHKSEAVRDEGMSDRDRPRVRGVVLAGGRSTRFGDADKALATFEGRPLVVRAVDAVAAATEGPPLLSVATDAQAERLGDVLGDRPVEPVRDDPSLSGPLAGLSAAVAATGAPWLFACACDMPLVSPESVEALRARITESGAPAPGDTRGERVDAVVPVVDGCDQPLHALYRRAALDDALGDLAAGDALMGLLDELSVERVAADAVDAPLAEATTNVNTRGDLAALRERDPRE; this is encoded by the coding sequence ATGAACAGCCACAAATCCGAGGCCGTCCGTGATGAGGGCATGAGCGATCGGGACCGGCCGCGCGTCCGCGGCGTCGTCCTCGCCGGCGGCCGGAGCACCCGCTTCGGCGACGCCGACAAGGCGCTCGCGACTTTCGAAGGGCGACCGCTGGTCGTCCGCGCGGTCGACGCCGTCGCCGCGGCGACCGAGGGGCCGCCGCTGCTGTCGGTGGCGACCGACGCGCAGGCCGAGCGACTGGGCGATGTACTCGGTGATCGACCCGTCGAGCCGGTCCGGGACGACCCCTCGCTGTCGGGGCCGCTCGCGGGGCTTTCGGCCGCCGTCGCGGCGACCGGCGCGCCGTGGCTGTTCGCCTGCGCCTGCGATATGCCGCTGGTCTCGCCCGAAAGCGTCGAGGCGCTCCGAGCGCGGATCACCGAGAGCGGTGCGCCCGCGCCCGGGGACACGAGGGGCGAACGGGTCGACGCCGTCGTGCCGGTCGTCGACGGCTGCGACCAGCCGCTGCACGCGCTCTATCGCCGAGCCGCGCTCGACGACGCGCTGGGCGACCTCGCGGCGGGCGACGCGCTGATGGGACTGCTCGACGAACTGAGCGTCGAGCGGGTCGCGGCCGACGCCGTCGACGCGCCGCTGGCCGAGGCGACGACGAACGTCAACACGCGCGGGGACCTGGCGGCGCTCCGTGAGCGCGACCCCCGCGAGTAA
- a CDS encoding molybdopterin synthase produces the protein MQVLGIVGPSDSGKTALVERLAARLADRGRVATVKHLKTEPAVDTEGKDTARHRAAGAAATYGITDDDGWFATGADRSLEETLDDLAADFDYCLVEGYSSVAMPTVALGGRDHGGETVATAAEADAVDLDSVLAALDDLEPYESLASLVAEVKRSPDARYAGAVATFTGRVRTQESPDDEPTEHLEFEKYDGVAEKRMATIRAALESRDGVREVRMHHRTGVVEAGEDIVFVVVLAGHRREAFETVEDGIDRLKDEVPLFKKEVTVDDAFWSHERPE, from the coding sequence ATGCAGGTCCTGGGGATCGTCGGGCCGTCGGACTCGGGCAAGACGGCGCTGGTCGAGCGCCTCGCGGCGCGCCTCGCCGACCGCGGGCGCGTCGCGACGGTCAAACACCTCAAAACGGAGCCGGCCGTCGACACCGAGGGGAAAGACACCGCCCGGCACCGCGCCGCCGGCGCCGCGGCGACCTACGGGATCACCGACGACGACGGCTGGTTCGCCACCGGCGCCGACCGGTCGCTCGAGGAGACGCTCGACGACCTGGCCGCCGACTTCGACTACTGCCTCGTCGAGGGCTACAGCTCGGTCGCGATGCCGACCGTCGCGCTCGGCGGGCGCGACCACGGCGGCGAGACCGTGGCGACGGCCGCCGAGGCCGACGCCGTCGACCTCGATTCGGTGCTCGCCGCCCTCGACGACCTCGAACCGTACGAGTCGCTGGCCTCGCTGGTCGCCGAGGTGAAGCGCTCGCCCGACGCCCGCTACGCCGGCGCCGTCGCGACGTTCACCGGTCGGGTGCGCACGCAGGAGAGTCCCGACGACGAGCCGACCGAACACCTGGAGTTCGAGAAGTACGACGGCGTCGCCGAGAAGCGGATGGCGACGATCCGCGCGGCGCTCGAATCGCGCGACGGCGTCCGCGAGGTCCGGATGCACCACCGCACCGGCGTCGTCGAGGCCGGCGAGGACATCGTCTTCGTCGTCGTCCTCGCGGGCCATCGCCGGGAGGCCTTCGAGACCGTCGAGGACGGCATCGACCGGCTGAAAGACGAGGTGCCGCTGTTCAAGAAGGAGGTCACCGTCGACGACGCCTTCTGGTCCCACGAGCGGCCCGAGTAG
- a CDS encoding helix-turn-helix domain-containing protein, producing MESTRSATDADASVFEVEFDVRDSKYPFVGASEAEACTFDLAEMVPRQDGEYAEFFNVTGTEVERVADRAEEYETLDATVLRAWDGGGLVEFAVAGDCPAMSLAEHGGLPRQVRSADGVGRITAEIPPPYEASTVIDSFLDDTPEAELASKRRVDSVTPLFSNVAFEEALHIYLTDRQREVVETAFRAGYYEWPREATGEEVAAELGITSATFSEHVHAAERRLFSALLSGPNAGG from the coding sequence ATGGAAAGCACTCGCTCGGCGACGGACGCGGATGCGTCGGTCTTCGAAGTGGAGTTCGACGTTCGGGACAGCAAGTATCCGTTCGTCGGCGCCTCCGAAGCGGAGGCGTGTACGTTCGACCTCGCGGAGATGGTACCGCGACAGGACGGGGAGTACGCGGAGTTTTTCAACGTGACCGGCACCGAGGTCGAGCGGGTCGCCGACCGGGCCGAGGAGTACGAGACGCTCGACGCGACCGTCCTGCGGGCGTGGGACGGCGGGGGCCTCGTCGAGTTCGCCGTCGCCGGCGACTGCCCCGCCATGTCGCTGGCCGAACACGGCGGGCTCCCGCGGCAGGTCCGGAGCGCCGACGGCGTCGGGCGGATCACCGCCGAGATACCGCCGCCGTACGAGGCATCGACGGTCATCGACTCGTTCCTCGACGACACGCCGGAAGCGGAACTCGCGTCGAAGCGCCGGGTCGACTCGGTGACGCCCCTCTTCTCGAACGTGGCCTTCGAGGAGGCGCTCCACATCTATCTCACCGACAGACAGCGCGAGGTCGTCGAGACGGCCTTCCGGGCGGGCTACTACGAGTGGCCCCGGGAAGCCACCGGCGAGGAGGTCGCCGCGGAACTCGGCATCACCTCGGCGACGTTCTCCGAACACGTCCACGCCGCCGAACGGCGCCTCTTCTCGGCGTTGCTGTCCGGACCGAACGCCGGGGGGTAG
- a CDS encoding HalOD1 output domain-containing protein encodes MFRTDRLSDADRRERDIETPTDRGPTDESKALLCVVRAVAAETDLDPLDMEPVFDALDTDTLARVVDRRREVGSTAADSPVRFRYESCDVTVRADGDVTASLRPDGTA; translated from the coding sequence ATGTTTCGAACCGATAGATTATCCGACGCCGACCGGAGAGAACGCGATATCGAGACGCCGACCGACCGTGGGCCGACGGACGAATCGAAGGCCCTCCTGTGCGTGGTCCGCGCCGTCGCGGCGGAGACGGATCTGGACCCGCTCGACATGGAACCCGTCTTCGACGCTCTCGACACCGACACCCTCGCGCGCGTCGTCGACCGCCGCCGAGAAGTCGGGTCGACCGCCGCGGACTCGCCGGTCCGGTTCCGATACGAGTCGTGCGACGTGACCGTGCGGGCCGACGGCGACGTGACCGCGTCGCTCCGCCCCGACGGGACGGCCTGA
- a CDS encoding molybdopterin molybdotransferase MoeA, producing the protein MGHEGFTEVTRLAAAREELLSVVDPPASTESVPVAEADGRALAEPVAATRDVPGFDRAAMDGYAVRATDTHDASGRSPAVLDGTDGDVGPGRARYVHTGSPMPDGADAVVKVEETETRGDRVEVFAAVAPGENVAPAGEDVEAGDRLFEAGRRLRPSDLGLLKAGGHRSVAVRSRPTVSVIPTGEELVDFDPGYGETTETNGLTVSRLVERWGGAATGRDIVGDDEAALREATERDTDHDIVVTTGGSSVGERDLIADVVADLGEVLGHGVALKPGHPVGYGVVDDTPVLTLPGYPVSCLVTAVQLLRPAVAAAGGFEPEPFPEFAATLDRKIASEVGVRSFVRVRETSEGAVEPVRGGAGALSSVAAADGWVVVPESLEGVAAGESVTVQRWERHH; encoded by the coding sequence ATGGGACACGAGGGCTTCACGGAGGTGACGCGGCTGGCCGCCGCGCGCGAGGAACTGCTGTCGGTCGTCGACCCGCCGGCGAGCACCGAGTCGGTTCCCGTCGCCGAGGCCGACGGCCGGGCGCTCGCCGAACCGGTCGCCGCGACCCGCGACGTACCGGGGTTCGACCGCGCGGCGATGGACGGCTACGCCGTCCGCGCGACCGACACGCACGACGCGAGCGGCCGCTCGCCCGCCGTCCTCGACGGGACGGACGGGGACGTAGGGCCGGGTCGTGCGCGCTACGTCCACACCGGGAGTCCGATGCCCGACGGCGCCGACGCCGTCGTGAAGGTCGAGGAGACGGAGACACGGGGGGACCGTGTCGAGGTGTTCGCCGCCGTCGCGCCCGGCGAGAACGTCGCGCCCGCCGGCGAGGACGTGGAGGCGGGCGACCGGCTGTTCGAGGCCGGCCGTCGGCTGCGCCCCTCGGACCTGGGACTGCTGAAGGCCGGCGGCCACCGCTCGGTGGCCGTCCGCTCGCGACCGACGGTGAGCGTGATCCCGACCGGCGAGGAACTGGTCGACTTCGACCCCGGCTACGGCGAGACGACCGAGACCAACGGCCTGACCGTCTCGCGGCTGGTCGAGCGCTGGGGCGGGGCGGCCACCGGCCGCGATATCGTCGGCGACGACGAGGCCGCCTTGCGGGAGGCGACCGAGCGCGACACGGACCACGATATCGTCGTCACGACCGGCGGGTCCTCGGTCGGCGAGCGCGACCTGATCGCCGACGTGGTGGCCGACCTGGGCGAGGTGCTCGGCCACGGCGTCGCGCTCAAACCGGGCCACCCCGTCGGCTACGGCGTCGTCGACGACACGCCCGTGCTGACCCTGCCCGGGTATCCCGTCTCCTGTCTCGTGACCGCCGTCCAGCTGTTGCGCCCCGCGGTCGCCGCCGCCGGCGGCTTCGAGCCCGAGCCGTTCCCCGAGTTCGCGGCGACGCTCGACCGCAAGATCGCCAGCGAGGTCGGCGTCCGGTCGTTCGTCCGGGTACGCGAGACGAGCGAGGGAGCGGTCGAACCGGTTCGAGGCGGCGCGGGCGCCCTCTCCTCGGTCGCCGCCGCCGACGGCTGGGTCGTCGTCCCCGAGAGCCTCGAAGGCGTCGCCGCCGGCGAGTCGGTCACCGTCCAGCGGTGGGAGCGCCACCACTGA
- a CDS encoding DUF7511 domain-containing protein: MSGRTRSADDSSSEPRTPSIDPGQPGRADPPTLELALVKYADRPDRCTVHPPDAAGVERMSTWISVDRSLVVDAASMR, encoded by the coding sequence ATGTCGGGACGCACGCGGTCAGCGGACGACTCCTCATCCGAGCCCCGAACGCCCTCGATCGACCCCGGTCAGCCCGGTCGGGCGGACCCGCCGACGCTGGAACTCGCGCTCGTCAAGTACGCCGACCGGCCCGACCGGTGTACGGTCCACCCGCCCGACGCGGCGGGGGTCGAGCGCATGTCGACATGGATATCCGTCGACCGAAGCCTCGTCGTCGACGCCGCGTCGATGCGGTGA
- a CDS encoding P-loop NTPase, whose amino-acid sequence MSEHTDPDATADEDATERESNDDTLQDDVEAALRQVRDPDAGKDVFEAGLVSDIAVSEGAVTVVADLTDFRPKEGEQVTSAMLQAVSDVAGVDHAHIERETAHAGDEDRSTGLADVDRVIAVASAKGGVGKTTVATHIACAMAGADRDVGLFDADIHGPNVPEVLEVSGPVYSDDDGNPLPVEASELDVMSVGLMESGAPLAWRGAMAHDALSELFEDTAWGDLDTLIVDLPPGTGDVVLTTLQEVHLDGVVFVTTPFHAAVTDTARSLDLFEENDVPVLGVAVNMAGFTCPTCGDEHDLFEHGEPLEGLDAPVLAELDFDPSVQATPRPGDLPEQMQRLGEDARERVEDVWAVDVPDEAVDLRGVDADGRHDRVREAFDATERGEAFVLVSDRDPAPVRSFIASLSAEADDPGDLDPFEVERLNPETWVLRTVRP is encoded by the coding sequence ATGTCCGAACACACCGACCCAGACGCGACCGCCGACGAGGATGCTACCGAACGTGAATCGAACGACGACACGCTGCAGGACGACGTAGAGGCCGCGCTCCGGCAGGTCCGGGACCCCGACGCGGGCAAGGACGTGTTCGAGGCCGGTCTCGTCTCCGATATCGCCGTCTCCGAGGGCGCGGTCACGGTCGTCGCGGACCTGACCGACTTCCGGCCCAAAGAGGGCGAGCAGGTGACGAGCGCGATGCTGCAGGCCGTCTCCGACGTGGCGGGCGTCGACCACGCCCACATCGAGCGCGAAACGGCCCACGCCGGCGACGAGGACCGCTCGACGGGCCTCGCCGACGTGGACCGGGTGATCGCCGTCGCCAGCGCGAAGGGCGGCGTCGGCAAGACCACGGTTGCGACGCATATCGCCTGTGCGATGGCCGGCGCGGACCGCGACGTGGGGCTGTTCGACGCCGACATCCACGGGCCGAACGTCCCGGAGGTGCTGGAAGTCTCCGGGCCGGTCTACTCCGACGACGACGGCAACCCCCTGCCCGTCGAGGCCAGCGAGTTGGACGTGATGAGCGTCGGGCTCATGGAGTCGGGCGCGCCGCTGGCCTGGCGGGGCGCGATGGCCCACGACGCCCTCTCGGAGCTGTTCGAGGACACCGCCTGGGGCGATCTGGACACCCTGATCGTCGACCTCCCGCCGGGGACCGGCGACGTGGTGCTGACCACGCTCCAGGAGGTCCACCTCGACGGCGTCGTCTTCGTCACCACCCCCTTCCACGCGGCCGTGACCGACACCGCTCGCTCGCTGGACCTGTTCGAGGAGAACGACGTGCCCGTCCTCGGTGTCGCCGTCAACATGGCCGGGTTCACCTGCCCCACCTGCGGCGACGAACACGACCTGTTCGAACACGGCGAGCCGCTCGAGGGGCTCGACGCGCCGGTTCTCGCCGAGCTGGACTTCGACCCGAGCGTCCAGGCGACGCCCCGACCCGGCGACCTCCCGGAACAGATGCAGCGGCTGGGCGAGGATGCCCGCGAGCGCGTCGAGGACGTGTGGGCGGTCGACGTGCCCGACGAAGCGGTCGACCTGCGGGGCGTCGACGCCGACGGTCGCCACGACCGCGTCCGCGAGGCGTTCGACGCGACCGAGCGGGGCGAGGCGTTCGTCCTCGTCTCCGATCGGGACCCGGCGCCGGTCCGCTCGTTTATCGCCTCGCTGTCGGCCGAAGCCGACGACCCCGGCGACCTCGACCCCTTCGAGGTCGAACGGCTGAATCCCGAGACCTGGGTGCTCCGGACCGTCCGACCGTAG
- a CDS encoding HEAT repeat domain-containing protein — translation MRDPEEATDGPTDPRVHPEQSPGFDVDHAGLDDIEVSREDVTIGEATPRELAAADTSLIASESAREKIERLATGDAVERQRAALALAEEDHDPAIVEALITAGTGDDDADVRQFAVEALAKLGGERAGPAAVEIAEDDDPWVRAEAVVALDRIDREAYADRIEQALDADHHAVRRNALVSVFKRRGEDALDPLLDAADDESERVREWAVHLLAGVDDDRAREVLAETADDESEPRIVRGTAARALEADPGRFRRQFSGALDRGDTTLPGEDHLNRRPDL, via the coding sequence ATGCGTGACCCCGAGGAGGCCACCGACGGGCCGACGGACCCTCGGGTCCACCCCGAGCAGAGCCCCGGGTTCGACGTCGACCACGCCGGGCTGGACGACATCGAGGTGAGCCGCGAGGACGTGACGATCGGCGAGGCGACCCCGCGGGAACTCGCCGCGGCCGACACGTCGCTCATCGCCAGCGAGAGCGCCCGGGAGAAGATCGAACGGCTCGCGACCGGCGACGCCGTCGAGCGCCAGCGGGCCGCGCTCGCCCTCGCCGAGGAGGACCACGACCCCGCCATCGTCGAGGCGCTGATCACCGCCGGGACGGGGGACGACGACGCGGACGTGCGCCAGTTCGCCGTCGAGGCGCTCGCGAAGCTCGGCGGCGAACGCGCCGGCCCCGCGGCCGTCGAGATCGCCGAGGACGACGACCCGTGGGTCCGCGCCGAGGCCGTCGTCGCGCTCGACCGCATCGACCGCGAGGCGTACGCCGACCGCATCGAGCAAGCACTGGACGCCGACCACCACGCGGTCAGGCGCAACGCCCTCGTCTCGGTGTTCAAGCGCCGCGGCGAGGACGCGCTCGACCCGCTGCTGGACGCCGCCGACGACGAGAGCGAGCGCGTCCGCGAGTGGGCCGTCCACCTGCTGGCGGGCGTCGACGACGACCGCGCCCGCGAGGTCCTGGCCGAGACGGCGGACGACGAGTCGGAACCGCGGATCGTCCGCGGCACGGCCGCGCGGGCGCTGGAGGCCGACCCCGGTCGCTTCCGCCGGCAGTTCTCCGGGGCGCTCGACCGCGGCGACACCACGCTCCCCGGCGAGGACCACCTGAACCGCCGGCCCGACCTCTGA
- a CDS encoding molecular chaperone TorD family protein, whose protein sequence is MSDAEPGSGGDADRRAPADDPPTDADRDAAARGGLYALAARATTEPDSELHEALASGALDRECRRLLDRTSLDVEPPDLTTDDDRETVCARFNDLFVLGHTTVEDRTDGTIDAEGPSVSLYESGYRPEASWNDVNLDLARAYDYFGVEVDTERRENHDHYRLELEFAGYLCRREAAVDADAARARLDFLDRHLALLSEGVADALDGEPGTGYYGELADFCRDLVAADTDDLADRLEGE, encoded by the coding sequence GTGAGCGACGCCGAGCCGGGATCCGGCGGGGACGCGGACCGCCGGGCGCCGGCCGACGACCCGCCGACGGACGCCGACCGCGACGCCGCGGCCCGGGGCGGGCTGTACGCGCTGGCCGCCCGCGCGACGACCGAACCGGACTCCGAACTCCACGAGGCGCTGGCCTCTGGCGCGCTCGACCGGGAGTGCCGACGCCTGCTCGACCGGACGAGTCTCGACGTCGAGCCGCCGGACCTGACCACCGACGACGACCGCGAGACGGTCTGTGCCCGGTTCAACGACCTGTTCGTGCTCGGCCACACGACCGTCGAGGACCGCACCGACGGCACCATCGACGCCGAGGGGCCGAGCGTGTCGCTGTACGAGTCCGGATATCGGCCGGAGGCGTCGTGGAACGACGTGAACCTCGACCTGGCGCGGGCGTACGACTACTTCGGTGTCGAGGTCGACACCGAGCGCCGCGAGAACCACGACCACTACCGGCTGGAACTGGAGTTCGCGGGCTACCTCTGTCGGCGTGAGGCGGCCGTCGACGCCGACGCCGCCCGCGCCCGGCTGGACTTCCTCGACCGCCACCTGGCGCTCCTCTCGGAGGGGGTCGCCGACGCCCTCGACGGCGAACCGGGAACGGGCTACTACGGCGAACTCGCCGACTTCTGTCGCGATCTGGTCGCCGCCGACACCGACGACCTGGCCGACCGGCTGGAGGGGGAGTGA
- a CDS encoding ethylbenzene dehydrogenase-related protein produces MSEVCDSDASWFGVTALVVLAVVGAAVLPTLSSARPANEVPVGDVGANATDPTAESWTAVPSVELALASAPSGLPEASNVSTTHAQVRAATNGSHAFVRVSWPDETADRNASDLRAFADAVAVQLPENESARPPIAMGGTSNRVNVWYWAGGTTEELLAGGAGTTTSFDRSAVDAEAVHEDGEWHVAFVREAAMAGNRTDLSGEQDVDVAVALWNGSYGERAGRKAVSEWQYLAMGPGPQGPPYETILWTVAGLAVLFVAVVTIEGVRRTRGGAA; encoded by the coding sequence ATGAGCGAGGTGTGTGACTCCGACGCCTCCTGGTTCGGCGTGACCGCGCTGGTCGTCCTCGCGGTCGTCGGCGCGGCCGTGTTGCCGACGCTGTCGAGCGCGCGGCCGGCCAACGAGGTGCCCGTCGGCGACGTGGGCGCGAACGCGACGGACCCGACCGCCGAGTCGTGGACCGCCGTACCGAGCGTGGAACTCGCGCTGGCGAGCGCGCCGAGCGGGCTACCCGAGGCGAGCAACGTCTCGACCACGCACGCGCAGGTCCGCGCGGCGACCAACGGCTCCCACGCGTTCGTCCGGGTCTCCTGGCCCGACGAGACGGCCGACCGCAACGCCTCAGACCTCCGGGCGTTCGCCGACGCCGTCGCCGTCCAGTTGCCCGAAAACGAGAGCGCCCGCCCGCCCATCGCGATGGGCGGCACGAGCAACCGGGTGAACGTCTGGTACTGGGCCGGCGGGACGACCGAGGAGCTGCTCGCCGGCGGCGCCGGGACGACCACCTCGTTCGACCGGTCGGCCGTCGACGCCGAGGCGGTCCACGAGGACGGCGAGTGGCACGTCGCGTTCGTTCGGGAGGCCGCGATGGCCGGCAACCGCACCGATCTGTCCGGCGAGCAGGACGTCGACGTGGCCGTCGCGCTGTGGAACGGCTCCTACGGCGAGCGGGCCGGCCGCAAGGCCGTCAGCGAGTGGCAGTACCTCGCCATGGGCCCCGGACCGCAGGGGCCGCCCTACGAGACCATCCTCTGGACGGTCGCCGGGCTCGCGGTCCTGTTCGTCGCCGTCGTGACCATCGAGGGCGTCCGCCGAACGCGGGGTGGGGCCGCGTGA
- the narH gene encoding nitrate reductase subunit beta — protein sequence MSTDDAQQEDTHIDIADGVDHQVAMVMDLNKCIGCQTCTVACKTLWTEGGGRDYMYWNNVETKPGEGYPKGWEDSGGGWQSDEHGERQPGEIPAKERYGGDWEFNHSDIMYDGSDEPLRPQNVDPEWGPNWDEDQGAGEYPNSYYFYLPRICNHCTHPSCVEACPRQALYKREEDGIVLVDQERCRGYRYCVEGCPYKKVYYNAAKKKSEKCIFCYPRIEGEGPDDEIHATACAEECPPQLRLVGYLDDEDGPIYKLVEEYEVALPLHPEFETVPNVYYIPPYAPPGHSEDGESIEGVDRIPRDYLEELFGDRVNEALDTIERHRERVSRGEDSELMEMLQDKNPAQQYRLGVFD from the coding sequence GTGAGCACCGACGACGCACAGCAGGAGGACACGCACATCGACATCGCGGACGGGGTCGACCACCAGGTCGCGATGGTGATGGACCTGAACAAGTGCATCGGCTGTCAGACCTGCACGGTCGCGTGCAAGACCCTCTGGACGGAGGGCGGCGGCCGCGACTACATGTACTGGAACAACGTCGAGACCAAGCCCGGCGAGGGCTACCCGAAGGGCTGGGAGGATTCGGGCGGCGGCTGGCAGTCCGACGAGCACGGCGAGCGCCAGCCGGGCGAGATCCCCGCCAAGGAGCGCTACGGCGGCGACTGGGAGTTCAACCACTCGGATATCATGTACGACGGCAGCGACGAACCGCTGCGCCCGCAGAACGTCGATCCCGAGTGGGGCCCCAACTGGGACGAGGACCAGGGCGCCGGCGAGTACCCCAACAGCTACTACTTCTACCTCCCGCGGATCTGCAACCACTGCACCCACCCCTCCTGCGTCGAGGCCTGTCCGCGCCAGGCGCTGTACAAGCGCGAGGAGGACGGCATCGTCCTCGTCGACCAGGAGCGCTGTCGCGGCTACCGCTACTGCGTCGAGGGCTGTCCCTACAAGAAGGTGTACTACAACGCGGCGAAGAAGAAATCGGAGAAGTGCATCTTCTGCTACCCGCGCATCGAGGGCGAGGGGCCGGACGACGAGATCCACGCCACCGCCTGCGCCGAGGAGTGTCCGCCCCAGCTGCGGCTGGTGGGCTACCTCGACGACGAGGACGGCCCCATCTACAAGCTCGTCGAGGAGTACGAGGTGGCGCTGCCGCTCCACCCGGAGTTCGAGACGGTGCCGAACGTCTACTACATCCCGCCCTACGCGCCGCCCGGCCACTCCGAGGACGGCGAGAGCATCGAGGGCGTCGACCGCATCCCCCGCGACTACCTCGAGGAGCTGTTCGGCGACCGCGTGAACGAGGCCCTCGATACGATCGAGCGCCACCGCGAGCGGGTGAGCCGCGGCGAGGACAGCGAACTGATGGAGATGCTCCAGGACAAGAACCCCGCACAGCAGTACCGACTGGGGGTGTTCGACTGA